The Thermosynechococcus sp. HN-54 DNA segment GTGTGGTGGGCAATGTCCCGCCTTTTTTATTTCCTATGCAGATACAGACGCTTTTGCCTGTGGTGCAAACCTTGGCCCAACAGGTTGCCGACCAAGAACACCTTGATCTAGTGAGTGTGCAGTGGCTCACCCATCAATCGCCACCCATTTTGCGGGTGGAGGTGCGCCATCCTGAGGATGACACCAGTTTGGAGGATTGTGAACGGCTGAGTCGGGCACTGGAGGTAGCCTTGGATGCCCTGCCAGAGTTGGAGTTTGCTTACGTTTTAGAGGTGTCCAGTCCGGGTCTATCGGATTACCTAAGTAGCGATCGCGACTTTGATGCCTTTCGCGGCTTTCCAGTGCAGGTCACAACCACAGCGCCCCATCGCGGCAAAACTCTCTGGGAAGGAACCCTGATTCGTCGCGACGAGGTAAATGTCTATCTCAATCAACGGGGGCGATCCCTGGCAATTCCCCGCTCCCTCATTGCCAGTGTCCAACTATACACCCCCAGCAGTGAACCTTAGCACCGATGTATTTCATTCAGTTAATGAGGTTGTAACGGACGATGACCATCTATCGCTTACCTGGCCTACGGGCCATGATTAATGAAATCAGCCAAGAGCGGAATTTGCCCAAGCACGCAGTGCACCAAGCCCTCAAGGAAGCGTTACTCAAGGGGTACGAACGCTATCGCCGCAGTCTGCGCCCCGATCATGGCCACTTTGAGGAGGATCACTTTGCCAACTTTGAAGTGGAACTAGACACTGAACAGGAAGGCTTCCGCATTTTAGCCACCAAAGCCATTACAGAAACTGTAGAAAACCCGGATCGTGAGATTGCCCTTGCTGATGTCATTGAGGTGGTGCAGGATGCCCGTGTCGGCGATACGGTGCTGTTGGATGTGACCCCTGACCATCAGGAATTTGGCCGCATGGCCGCCATGCAAACCAAGCAAGTACTGGCGCAGAAATTGCGAGATCAACAGCGTCGCCTCGTCCAAGAGGAATTCAAAGACCTCGAGGGCACCGTACTCATGGGGCGCGTTCTCCGTTTTGAGCGGCGATCGGTGATTATGGCGGTGCGCAGCGATGCTAGCCAACCGGAAGTGGAGGCCGAATTGCCGAAACGGGAACAACTTCCCAACGACAACTACCGCGCCAACTCCACATTCAAGGTGTATCTCAAGCGTGTCAAAGAGGGACCTCAGCGCGGCCCCCAATTGGAGGTCTCCCGTGCCGATGCTGGACTGGTGGTCTATCTCTTTGCCAATGAGGTGCCAGAAATTGAGGACGAAGTGGTGCGGATTGTTGCCATTGCCCGCGAGGCCAATCCCCCGAACCATAAAGTGGGTCCCCGCACCAAAATTGCCGTGGATACCTTAGAGCGGGATGTCGATCCGGTGGGTGCCTGCATTGGCGCTCGGGGATCCCGCATTCAAGCGGTGGTGAATGAACTGCGGGGGGAAAAAATTGATGTGATCCGCTGGTCGCCAGATCCAGCCACCTATATTGCCAATTCCCTGAGTCCGGCGCCGGTGGAGGAGGTGCGACTGATTAACCCCGAAGCCCGCATTGCCCATGTCCTCGTGGCA contains these protein-coding regions:
- the nusA gene encoding transcription termination factor NusA; its protein translation is MTIYRLPGLRAMINEISQERNLPKHAVHQALKEALLKGYERYRRSLRPDHGHFEEDHFANFEVELDTEQEGFRILATKAITETVENPDREIALADVIEVVQDARVGDTVLLDVTPDHQEFGRMAAMQTKQVLAQKLRDQQRRLVQEEFKDLEGTVLMGRVLRFERRSVIMAVRSDASQPEVEAELPKREQLPNDNYRANSTFKVYLKRVKEGPQRGPQLEVSRADAGLVVYLFANEVPEIEDEVVRIVAIAREANPPNHKVGPRTKIAVDTLERDVDPVGACIGARGSRIQAVVNELRGEKIDVIRWSPDPATYIANSLSPAPVEEVRLINPEARIAHVLVAPDKVSQAIGKEGQNVRLATRLTGWKIEVRDSSQYNYEEEDRLAMTALEEQVAS
- the rimP gene encoding ribosome maturation factor RimP, whose protein sequence is MQIQTLLPVVQTLAQQVADQEHLDLVSVQWLTHQSPPILRVEVRHPEDDTSLEDCERLSRALEVALDALPELEFAYVLEVSSPGLSDYLSSDRDFDAFRGFPVQVTTTAPHRGKTLWEGTLIRRDEVNVYLNQRGRSLAIPRSLIASVQLYTPSSEP